The Polyangium mundeleinium genome contains the following window.
CGGCCGCGTCGGCCGGAGATGGGACCTGGTCGAGGTTGCCCGCGCCGTCGCAGGCCTCGGCCATGCAATCGCCCACCACCGTGTCCGCGACGACCATGCCCGCCGGCACGTAGGCTCGTATGCACGCCCCGTCCGTACACGCCCATTTCACGCACGGTCCGTCGTCTCCGCATTGGCTGGGCATCGTGCAACCCATGCAGGCCCCGCGCCCGTCACACGTGAGCGCGAGATCCTTGCCGCAAGACTTGCCCTGCTCCACGGGGACGAGGAGCGGCGTCCCCTCGACGCACTGGCCTGCGTTGCATTCGCTCCCGTCCGTGGGGAGCTGTTCCGGTGCTGGCTTCGAGATGGCGTGCCCCGCGCCGTCGCACGTGACATCCTGGCAATCCCCGAGCGGCTGGCCGACGGGCTTCACCCCCGCGGGTTGCACGTCCACGATCGTACACGCGCCCTCCGCGCACGCCCGCGTGCCGCAGAACGTGTCCTCGCCGGGGCAGTCCTCGGCTCTGTTGCACGGGATCGGCGGCAGCCGGTCGAAATCATATCCGAGCGCGATGCACCCGCCTCCGACGAGGGCGACGAGGGCCGAGGCGAGAATGGCGCGCAGCGCGCGGGGCGTGTTCGTGGAGGACATCAAAAGCTCCCTCGTACCCCGACGAAGCCCGGCCCCACGAGCAGGGACTGCGTCGGCCCGGTCTTTTCCGCCTGCTTCTTGTTGGTCAGCAGGTAGAGCACCGCCCCGGCGCCCGCCCCGGCGATCCCCACGCCCCACGCGACGGTGTTCACGACGAGCAGCGTTTGCCCGGTCTGGGCCGCTTCATATGCGCCTTTCGTGGCGCAGCGCCCGCTCACGCAGTTCTTTTCGACTTCGTTATACGTCGAGACCACGAGCCCGCCCGTGATGCCCGCGGCGACGAACCCGAGCGCCCCGACGCCAAGCAACGAGACCGCCGCGATGCGCCGCTGCCGGATGCTCAAGAGCTCCGCGGGCGTGAGCCGCGGCGGCTCGACGATGACCTTGCCCGCGCTGACGAGCAGCTCCACCTGCTCCGCCTCGCCGATCTCGACGACGTATTTCTCCTCCGTGCGCTTGGGCGCGAGCACGGCAATCGTGCGTTTGCCCGGATTCACGGGCACCGCGACGCCGACGCCCTCGGCCTCCTTGCCGTCGATGGTGACACGGGTGTCCTTCGGCAGCTCCGTCTTGGGCTTGATCGTGAGGAACGGGATGCGCGGCTCGATCTCCGCGAGCTTCTTCTTCGAGGGCGCGAGGCGCGGGTCGCCGGGGTCGAGGACGACGATGCCTTCCTTGTAATAACGCATCGCCGTGACGAGGCGCCCCTCGTGCTCCTCGCATTGCGCGAGGTTGAAGAGGGTGCCGGCGCGGCGGACGAGCGCGAGGCTCTCCTCGAACTTGGGGCACGCCGCGGCGTAATCGTTCCTGTCGATGGCCGCGCGCGCCTCCTTGAAGAGCTCCTCGGCGCGCTGCGCGTCGTCGTCGGTCTTGTCGGCGGCCGCAGGGCGCGCGAGCAAGGACACGAGAAGGGCCGCGCCGATCCCCACGGCGCGCAGCCTGCGCGGCTCCCAGGTCGAACGGTCGTTCTTCGAGGTCACCATTCGCTGAAGATGTCCTTCGAGCCGCCTTGTTGGGGTGGCTTCGTGCTCTTCTGTGATGTCGCAGTGGGCAGGGCGCGTGTCCCCGCCGTCACCTTCGGCGCGGCGCTCGCCGAGGGCGCAGGCGTGGGCGCGGCGGCGAGCGTCGCCGCGGATGCAGGCGGCGCGAGGGCCGCGGAAGGTGCAGGCACGGGCACGGCGGCGGGCGCGGTGGTCTCCGTGGAGGTCGTCGTCACCCCGCGGACGCGGACGAGGAAAAACCCGACGCCGCCGAGCACGAGGGCCGCCGCGAGCGAGAGGCCGACGAGGAGGGCTTTGCGGGAGGGCAGCGGCGACGTGGACGCGTCGCGCGAGAACGGCGAGCTCGTGAGTCGCGCCGCGCCTGGCCCCTGCGCGCCGCCGGTCGCAGGCCCCATCGTGATCGGCGGCGCCGGCGGCATGTGCTGCATCGCCGCCTGGAGGGCGCGCTGCATCGTGCGCGCGTCGGGCCAGCGGCGCTGGCGATCGAAGGCGAGCGCGCGATCGACGACCTCGCAGAAGGCAGGCGGGAGGCCGGGCACGATCGAGCCGATCGGCGGCGCTTGCCGTGTCATCGCCGCGAGCAGGACCTTGTTCACGGTCTCGGCCTCGTGGACGAGCTTGCCGGAGAGCGCGTAAAACATGACGGCGCCGAGCGCCCAAAGATCGGTGCGCGCGTCGATCTCGGCCGTGTGCCCGAGCGCCTGCTCGGGCGGCATGAAGGCCGGCGTGCCCATGATGCTGCCGACCTCCGTGGCCCGACCCGCGCCCCCGCCGGCCGCGTTGTCCCGCATGCGCGCGATGCCGAAATCGAGGATCTTCACGGCGCCCGCGCGCGTCAAAAACACGTTCTCGGGCTTCATGTCCCGATGCACGATGCCCTTGTCGTGCGCGGCCGCGAGGACGTCGAGCAAGCGCTCCGCGACAAACGCAACCTCGGACGGATGCAGGCGTCCGCCGGGCCGCGAGCGCCCGCGCTCTTCGAGGTTCTGCCCTTCGAGGAGCTCCATCACGAGGAAGACCGTGCCGTCCTCCGCGCTGTCGTCGTCGAGCACGGCGACCGCGCCCGGATGCTCGATGCGGTTTGCGACGTAGCCTTCGCGCAGGAAGCGATGGCGCGCTTCCTCGTCGGTCGCGACTCGGAGCGGAGGAGCTTCACCGCGCCGCGCTTGCCGTTTCGGTGCGTCGCCGCGTAAACACACGCGGTGCCGCCGACGCCGAGCAGGTGGTCGAGCCGCCACTTGCCGCGCAAGACCTGGCCCACGCGCGCCCGGGCTCGCTGGAAGACGTCCTCGGCCACGTGCTCCATCGTGCTGATCGAACCGTCTCGCCGCGAGGCTGTCAAGCTGAGCGCCGGCTTTTCACGGGCGCCGGGCTCACGACGGGCGCCGGGCTCACTTCTTCTTTTGCTTTGCGAGCCCTTCGAGAATCTGAAGGAACCGCTGGCACTTCTTGCCGACCTCGAGTCCGTAGGCCGCACGACCGTTGCAGAGCTTCTCGGCGCGCTCCATGGCCACGGCGTCGCCCTTGATCGCGCGCGACGCGACCTCTTCGGCGTCCGGCGCGATGCCCTCTTTGTAGGCCGTCTCCTTTTCGAGCTCCTTCGAGGCGAGGGCCTTTTTGAGGTCCTCGGAGATCTCCGGCACGTCGGCCCACGCCGCCGTGGAGCGCGCCGCGCCGCGCGCGTACGCGAGCCAGATGCGGCCCTTCGCCTTCGTGTCGCCGCACGGCATCTCGGACTCTTTGGCCAGGAGGTCCGCGACGACGAGCTTCCCCTCCGCGGCGCGCTCGAGCTTCTCGGCGGCGCCCTTCGCGGTCGCCTTGTCCTCCGCGGAGAGCTTGCCCGACTCGACCGCCTTCGCGAGCGCGTCGCACGAGGCCTCGTACCGCTCACGCGCCCGCCGCTCTTCGCAGACCTTTTTCTTCTCGTCGATCCGCGCGAAATGCTCGGGCAGCGCGTGGCGCTTCTCTTCCTCGTCGATGTCCGTGATCGCGCACGGGTCGGTCGCGGCCGTGATGCGCGCGTCGAGCTTCTGACGTGCGGCGGCGATGCGGCGCTCGCGGATCATGAAGGCGCCCGCGACCGAGCAGATGGCGAAGATCAAGAACACGAGCGAGACACGAAAGAGCTGCCGCCGTTGCAGGTGCCGATGGACGAGCCGGCTCCGATCGATGAGCTCTCCGGCCTTCTCCATGGCCTCTTCCCAGGCCTCGAGCTCGGCCGCGAGCACCTTCAGCGGGCCCACGAGCGCGCGCTCGCGCGAGAAACGGCGCGCGACGTTCGTGAGCGTCTGCGCGGCGCTCTTGCGCTTGGGATCGACCTCCATCGTGGCGCCCGCGAGGCCCGTGAGCAGGCCTCCGACGGAGACGGCGTACTGATCAAAGACGCTCTGCGCTTCGACACGCGCGCGCTCGAGCTGCTGGAGCTGGCCCATGTAGCCGGCCCACGGGAGGATCGCCTCGACGTCGCGGGGCTTCAGGCCGAGCCGCTTCGCCGTGACCGCGACGGCCGAGGTGAGCGCGGCGAGGAGGTTTTCGTGCGAGACCTCCGCGAGGCCCTGCGGGACGCGCACCTCGCGAAAACACTCGAACGCCCTGTACGTCGGGGCGAGCGCCAATTCGCTCAGCGTGTTGCCGAAGTCGAGTCGTGCGGCGGTCAAGGGCTCCCTCGCGGTTCGCGGGAGACCGGATGGTACGGGGGTTCGAGACGCCGCGCAACGACGCGTTCGTCCCGCGAAGCCAAGGGTCTACCCCTCCGCGTACGGCCCTTGTACCATCCGCGCCGATGCTGCCCCGAACGATCGCGCCCCTCGCGGGTTTCGCCCTCTCGATCGCCCTCACGTCGCTCGTCGGATGCGACGAAAAGAAGCCCGACGCCGCGGCCCCGAAGCCGAGCGCCGCGCCTGTCGCCTCCGCCGCACCGGCACAAGCGCCCACGCCCGCGCCCACGCCGAGCGCCGCGGAGCCTGCGCCGCCGCCGAAGAAAAAGGACGTCGTGTGCTCGAAGGACGCGGGCATCACGTTCGCGGATCCGAAGTTCGAGGCGGTCGTGCGCGTGCAGGCGCAGAAGCCCGAGGGCGCGTTGACGAAGGCGGACCTCGGCAAAGCGAAGACGCTGAACCTGACCGAGGCGAAGCTCGACGAGCTCGACCCGTGCATCTTCCCGCTGTTCACGTCGGTGAAGGGCCTCTACCTGCCGCCGGGGAAGATCGACGATCTCAGCCCGCTGAAGACGCTCACGACGATCGAGTCGCTGCGCATCGCGGCCACGCAGGTCAAAGACCTCACGCCGCTCGCGGGCCTCGCGAAGCTCGATCGGCTCGATATCGGCCGGACGCCGGTCAAAGATCTCACGCCGCTCTCAGGGTTGACGAGCTTGACGGAGCTGCAGATCGACGAGACCGAGGTGACGGATCTGACGCCGCTCTCCAAGCTGACGAAGCTCGAGATGCTGCAGATGAAGCGCACGCGCGTGACCGATCTCGCGCCGCTGAAGGAGCTCAAGAGCCTGAAGAACCTGCACATCGCAGGCTCGGCCGTGAGCGGTCAGGCCGTGATGCTAGGGATCCCGGGGCTCAAGGTGCACGACGAGTGAGCGGCTCTAATTGACCTTGACGACCGGCGCGCCGAGGGCAGCACGCGTCGTGCCGGTCTCCGCGTGGACCACGCGGATCTCGCGCTGCGGGTGGGGCACGTCGATGCCCCGCTCGCGATACGCCTCGAAGATCGCGCGATAAAGGCCGAGGAGCGTCTGCTCGTACTCGGGGACGGGCACCCACGGGCGCACGGAGACCGTGAGCGCGGAATCGCCGACCTTGCGAATGCCGACGAGCGGCGCGGGCTCTTTCAGGACGCGCGGGTCGGCGAGGACGGTCTCCGTCGCGACGTCGATCGCTTTGCCGATATCGGAGGCATACGCAATGCCGATCTCGATGTCGAGCTGGCGCTTCATCCCGTAGTTATGCAGGATTTCCCCGGCGATCTGGCGGTTCGGGATGACGATCAGCGATTGATCGGTGTGGCGCAGGGTGGTCGAGAACAACGTGATGTCGACGACCTCGCCGTGCTCCTTGAGGACGTCGATGTATTCGCCTACCCTGAAGGGCTTGAGGAAAAAGATGGTCATGCCCGCGATGAGGTTCGAGAGCACGCCCTGCATCGCGAGGCCAATGCCGACGCCGGCGACGCCGAGGCCGGCGATGAGCGAGGCGACGGGGACGCCGATCTTCTCCGCGGCGATGACGATCGTGGCGCCCACGACGACGAACCGAAGCAGGCGGACGATGAGGCTCCGGAGCGCGACGTCGATCGTGGTCTTCTTTTCGAGCCACGTGTCGAGCATGCGGGTGAGGTATCCCGCAGCCTTGAGCCCGACGAGGACGATGAGGGACGCGCCGAGGATCTGAAACCCGTACCGCACCCCGAATTCGACGAGCGTGGTCTTCAGGCTCGTGAGGGTCGCGCTGACGTGGTTCATCGTTTCCTGCATGGTGGCGATGGTCGCACCGCGGCCGCGGGAACGTCAACGCGCTCCGGAGGAGGGGGTGTGCTCTCTCGCGCGCGGGTGGCTACACGTCCCCCGACGTCACCGCGTGGTCCCAGTACATCACGCCGCCCTCCTTCCATGTGACGAAGCGGACCCAGCCGTCCTGGGAGACGACGATCACGAGCGCGCCGTGGATGTGCTGGCAAAGGCGATAGGCAGAGCGGTGCCTCGTCCCGACGGTCTCCGTCGGCTCGAGCGAAAAACGCGTCCCTTCGATGTCCAGCGCCCGCCTCACCGACGGCACCTCGGACAAATCCCCGCCGATCTCGCAGCCGAACCCGAGCAGCTCGAGGCGCCTCGTCAATACGACGGCTCCATCCACGTCCGCGAGGCCCGCGATCAGGGTCGAGAGCTCGGAGACGGCTTCGTCGAGGCTCACGAGGTGCGGGTCGGTGCTGGACTCGTAGATGTCCCAGCCGACCGACGCCGAGGGCGGGGCCCACGTCTTGCTGCGCCCGGCGAGCGCGTCCATGGTCGCGAGGATCAACGTGCGATAACGACGCCGCGGCTCTCCCTCGCAAAACTCGTATTTGATGCGGAGCAGGCCCGCCGTCGCGCCCACCTCGCCCGGCGGCAGGATGACCAGCGTGCCGCCGTGGTGCGCCCGGCGAATCGTGGTGATGAGGCGCTTCAGCATTTGCCAGGTGATGAGCCGCGTCACTTCCGGATCGAGCTCCGCGCCGGGGACGCGCGCGAGGGGCCGGGCCTCCTCGTGCAGCGCCGCGAGCTCGGCGTGCACCTCCTCGAATCCCTCGGAGAGCCAGCGCGCCTCGAAGACGTCCATCGCCGGCCCCATGAGCCTGCCGCCCTGCAGCTCGCCCAGCGTGATCGACCCCCTCGCCACCGCGAGTTGCCCCGGTCCCGACGCGCGAATGACGAGCGCCCACGGCGGCAGGCTCGACCACG
Protein-coding sequences here:
- a CDS encoding tetratricopeptide repeat protein; the protein is MVTSKNDRSTWEPRRLRAVGIGAALLVSLLARPAAADKTDDDAQRAEELFKEARAAIDRNDYAAACPKFEESLALVRRAGTLFNLAQCEEHEGRLVTAMRYYKEGIVVLDPGDPRLAPSKKKLAEIEPRIPFLTIKPKTELPKDTRVTIDGKEAEGVGVAVPVNPGKRTIAVLAPKRTEEKYVVEIGEAEQVELLVSAGKVIVEPPRLTPAELLSIRQRRIAAVSLLGVGALGFVAAGITGGLVVSTYNEVEKNCVSGRCATKGAYEAAQTGQTLLVVNTVAWGVGIAGAGAGAVLYLLTNKKQAEKTGPTQSLLVGPGFVGVRGSF
- a CDS encoding serine/threonine-protein kinase, whose translation is MREGYVANRIEHPGAVAVLDDDSAEDGTVFLVMELLEGQNLEERGRSRPGGRLHPSEVAFVAERLLDVLAAAHDKGIVHRDMKPENVFLTRAGAVKILDFGIARMRDNAAGGGAGRATEVGSIMGTPAFMPPEQALGHTAEIDARTDLWALGAVMFYALSGKLVHEAETVNKVLLAAMTRQAPPIGSIVPGLPPAFCEVVDRALAFDRQRRWPDARTMQRALQAAMQHMPPAPPITMGPATGGAQGPGAARLTSSPFSRDASTSPLPSRKALLVGLSLAAALVLGGVGFFLVRVRGVTTTSTETTAPAAVPVPAPSAALAPPASAATLAAAPTPAPSASAAPKVTAGTRALPTATSQKSTKPPQQGGSKDIFSEW
- a CDS encoding leucine-rich repeat domain-containing protein; its protein translation is MLPRTIAPLAGFALSIALTSLVGCDEKKPDAAAPKPSAAPVASAAPAQAPTPAPTPSAAEPAPPPKKKDVVCSKDAGITFADPKFEAVVRVQAQKPEGALTKADLGKAKTLNLTEAKLDELDPCIFPLFTSVKGLYLPPGKIDDLSPLKTLTTIESLRIAATQVKDLTPLAGLAKLDRLDIGRTPVKDLTPLSGLTSLTELQIDETEVTDLTPLSKLTKLEMLQMKRTRVTDLAPLKELKSLKNLHIAGSAVSGQAVMLGIPGLKVHDE
- a CDS encoding mechanosensitive ion channel family protein: MQETMNHVSATLTSLKTTLVEFGVRYGFQILGASLIVLVGLKAAGYLTRMLDTWLEKKTTIDVALRSLIVRLLRFVVVGATIVIAAEKIGVPVASLIAGLGVAGVGIGLAMQGVLSNLIAGMTIFFLKPFRVGEYIDVLKEHGEVVDITLFSTTLRHTDQSLIVIPNRQIAGEILHNYGMKRQLDIEIGIAYASDIGKAIDVATETVLADPRVLKEPAPLVGIRKVGDSALTVSVRPWVPVPEYEQTLLGLYRAIFEAYRERGIDVPHPQREIRVVHAETGTTRAALGAPVVKVN
- a CDS encoding putative sensor domain DACNV-containing protein, with translation MLHSYPPQLARLVRERWDEVAAVGSSRLPGQEALEELLSICYQASLLREEERPVTFRLILGDAEGYPAEAGPPWGLHRLVFTHARSLDAHELRRLSPAIKYHRALIGVREDGRGGFEIWGILHSGPRWLHAAQGGRGSWSSLPPWALVIRASGPGQLAVARGSITLGELQGGRLMGPAMDVFEARWLSEGFEEVHAELAALHEEARPLARVPGAELDPEVTRLITWQMLKRLITTIRRAHHGGTLVILPPGEVGATAGLLRIKYEFCEGEPRRRYRTLILATMDALAGRSKTWAPPSASVGWDIYESSTDPHLVSLDEAVSELSTLIAGLADVDGAVVLTRRLELLGFGCEIGGDLSEVPSVRRALDIEGTRFSLEPTETVGTRHRSAYRLCQHIHGALVIVVSQDGWVRFVTWKEGGVMYWDHAVTSGDV